The following are encoded together in the Panicum virgatum strain AP13 chromosome 6K, P.virgatum_v5, whole genome shotgun sequence genome:
- the LOC120713341 gene encoding predicted GPI-anchored protein 58, with translation MPVAATVGTPVPGAATPDVATADAPVPSTAAPDVVAPEAPDVMAPEAPATAAVGAATASASATGAATASISAPEVPTAVPDVPSPSAQPTAEEELEEVSGRQLPQGSPEEEAAPLPQVLVRVRRTIEEATSTAETAFRREWAAL, from the coding sequence ATGCCCGTCGCGGCGACAGTAGGTacgccagtgccaggcgcagcaaCACCTGACGTGGCGAcggcggatgcgccagtgccaAGCACAGCTGCACCCGACGTGGTGGCCCCCGAAGCTCCCGACGTGATGGCCCCCGAAGCTCCAGCTACGGCAGCAGTGGGCGCGGCAACGGCGAGCGCCTCGGCAACGGGCGCGGCAACGGCGAGCATCTCGGCTCCTGAGGTCCCGACAGCTGTACCGGATGTCCCCTCCCCCAGCGCTCAACCTAcggcagaggaagagctggaggaggtctCTGGTAGGCAGCTCCCGCAGGGTtccccggaggaggaagcggctccGCTCCCCCAGGTGCTGGTTCGGGTCCGGCGCACGATAGAGGAGGCGACCTCTACCGCCGAGACGGCCTTCCGGAGGGAGTGGGCGGCCCTgtag